Below is a genomic region from Drosophila albomicans strain 15112-1751.03 chromosome 2R, ASM965048v2, whole genome shotgun sequence.
ATCAGtaatcaaattacaaattgttcttgttatttcAATGAATAACCAAACTATGTCCTCGcacttttaaagaaaattcGTAACGGATAGTTTTTTCTCGCTGACATGGTCGTTAAAGTATGAAtccataatagaaaaatattagaTACAGAAAACAATGGTGTTAtaggaaattaatttattaaaacttaattttaattataattgaaattagttTAACTACAAAATAATACTATTATAAGCAATAAGGGCTGTAATgaaatagataaaaaaaaaaaattaagtaatctTTGAACCGTACTAAATTCGCCCGATTGTGAATGTCAGGCTAGTAGAGTTTTCACTGTAATCGTTAATCATTAACTAGTTAAACTAGTTCCGCGTTTAACGGAAGTGTAAGCTATAAAGCACAATGCATTAAATGAATTGCAGTTTGATAACATTTGAATTGATAAGCAACGCGAGTGTATAGATGTTTAACTTTATTCATAGAACACAACACGATTTAATCaacacaaaactaaattaaaatgttggtTAAGCCATTAGCGATACTTCGCATAGATGGTCGCATATCGGCTTTAGTGTTCCagcataattcaattaatttaattaggtaattgaaatctttatttaacttCATATCTTGTATATTGGGACGTTTACCTAGAGCGATGAACAAATAGGTAATAAGTAATACTGCACAtaagtaattttttgttttacctTGGAGAAGGTTTTTCTGAATGGATATTGGATCCTTAATTTCAGAATCATAAAACGGCTTTTTCCTAGACATTACTTCCCAGAAAACAATGCCATAGCTAAAAACATCACATATTTCGGTGTATTTGCTGCTTGCAtcctttgaaaataaattgggTACTGAATCATAATCTTATCTAGAATAAAGCACTTACTGCAACTTCTGGAGCCATATAACCATAAGTACCAGTTCCGGTTGTATTGTTGGTTCTGATTTGTTTCACTGTCCCGAAATCACATAGCTTTAATGTACAATAATTGTGGTAAAGCAACATGTTTTGTGGCTTGAGATCACGatgaaatgttttatttttatgcaagtACTCCAAAGCCTGGAATGAAcgttatacaaattatttcagtaatacaaattcaataaaataaattatttacccTGGCACATTGGACCATCCAATTTAGCTTGTGAACCACAGtgacttttttcttttttgtaacATGTAAAAAATAGTGAAGTGATCCGCAGTCTGCATGCTCCAGAAGTAGACAAATTCTGTTGTTCCCATCCTTAGATACTCCATATAATTGTACAATATTCGTATGGTAGAACTTTTGTAGATTGCGAATTTCCCTGCGGAGATCAtctttgcatttctttttctcgGACTCTGATACTTGACTATTGTTTCGAATTATCTTCACCGCAATACATTTTTCCCGGCCTTGAGTTTGCCATTTCGCTTCGTAGACATCTCCATAGGAACCGCTACCAATCTGTGAATATATCACAATtgatgaattatttatatttttattttatatttttctaacCAAATTGTTTAGTTGTATATCTTGGAAGTGCGCGGTTATTTCAACGGGCATTGTTTACAGTTGATCGAATGAAAAAGACTAAAAGTTATCATCCACTACTACCTTTATGTACAATAGTTGCATTTCTTATCAGAATTAGCAATGGCATTTTCGAATTTACAGACTGATAAGCCTCGAATGAGTGCATCGAAGTTAACCCTCTATGATCAAATTGATTTCCATTTAATCGAAtacatttttctctctttacAGCTGGAAGATTACGGTAAGCTAATAGCATGGAAAATTGACTCCCACCTGGCGGTGCTCATCGAAACGGATGTTGAGCATTTCACCAAACTATTGATAATGACATttttacaaaacaatttatgcataaatgaTAACTTGCCACTGATGCGGATTGAGTGTAAGCCCCGTAGCTGATTAGTTGTCTCAATTATGTTAAACTGGAACTAacat
It encodes:
- the LOC117575870 gene encoding putative mitogen-activated protein kinase kinase kinase 7-like isoform X2, yielding MVQCARALEYLHKNKTFHRDLKPQNMLLYHNYCTLKLCDFGTVKQIRTNNTTGTGTYGYMAPEVADASSKYTEICDVFSYGIVFWEVMSRKKPFYDSEIKDPISIQKNLLQGKRPNIQDMKLNKDFNYLIKLIELCWNTKADMRPSMRSIANGLTNILI
- the LOC117575870 gene encoding mitogen-activated protein kinase kinase kinase 7-like isoform X1, which encodes MPVEITAHFQDIQLNNLIGSGSYGDVYEAKWQTQGREKCIAVKIIRNNSQVSESEKKKCKDDLRREIRNLQKFYHTNIVQLYGVSKDGNNRICLLLEHADCGSLHYFLHVTKKKKVTVVHKLNWMVQCARALEYLHKNKTFHRDLKPQNMLLYHNYCTLKLCDFGTVKQIRTNNTTGTGTYGYMAPEVADASSKYTEICDVFSYGIVFWEVMSRKKPFYDSEIKDPISIQKNLLQGKRPNIQDMKLNKDFNYLIKLIELCWNTKADMRPSMRSIANGLTNILI